Proteins from a single region of Pyrus communis chromosome 6, drPyrComm1.1, whole genome shotgun sequence:
- the LOC137737607 gene encoding armadillo repeat-containing protein LFR-like, producing MQKREQNKSSGGGGGASQPPGKRGRPFGSGGNSAAAAAASTADTAAPSTLLGPSLHVHSSFADQNNKRIVLALQSGLKSELTWALNTLTLLSFKEKDDMRKDATPLAKIPGLLDALLSVIDDWCDIALPKEHVKAPRVRTLGANLVVTGFGNEYEALGSNGNVPHPGLGSGTQEALVLSAVTKLRASSEWWHDEDGLFNLDEEGRAERQQCAVAASNIIRNFSFMPENEVIMAQHRHCLETVFQCIEDYVTEDEELVTNSLETVVNLAPLLDLGIFSSSKPSYIKITGKRAVQAIMGMLGSVVKTWHCAAAELLGRLVINPDNEPFLLPFVPQIHKRLVDLMSLPSVDAQTVHGAQAAAVGALYNLAEVNMDCRLKLASERWAIDRLLKVIKQPHPVPEVCRKAAMILESLVSEPQNRALLLAYENAFAEIVFSDARYSDTFARILYELTSRPNHKVAAARGVWGM from the exons atgcaaaaGAGGGAGCAAAACAAGTCTAGTGGCGGAGGTGGCGGAGCCTCGCAGCCGCCGGGGAAGAGAGGCCGCCCATTTGGCAGCGGCGGAAACAGCGCCGCAGCTGCTGCCGCTTCCACCGCCGACACGGCAGCTCCGTCGACTCTCCTTGGTCCTTCCCTTCACGTCCACAGTTCCTTCGCCG ATCAGAACAATAAAAGGATAGTCCTGGCTCTTCAAAGCGGCTTGAAGAGTGAGCTGACATGGGCGTTGAACACTCTCACATTACTCTCTTTTAAAGAAAAAGATGACATGCGCAAAGACGCAACCCCTCTTGCCAAGATTCCTGGGTTGCTTGATGCTCTCCTCAGCGTT ATTGATGATTGGTGTGATATAGCCCTTCCAAAAGAACATGTAAAGGCTCCCAGAGTAAGAACTTTGGGTGCAAATTTGGTTGTAACAGGGTTTGGAAATGAGTACGAGGCATTGGGTTCAAATGGCAATGTCCCGCATCCTGG CTTGGGATCCGGTACTCAAGAAGCATTAGTGCTGAGTGCTGTGACCAAACTTCGTGCTTCTTCGGAGTGGTGGCATGATGAAGATGGTCTGTTTAACCTAGATGAAGAAGGTCGAGCAGAAAGACAGCAGTGTGCTGTTGCTGCTTCAAATATCATTCGCAACTTCTCTTTCATGCCAGAAAATGAAGTCATTATGGCCCAACATCGCCATTGTCTGGAGACAGTGTTCCAGTGCATAGAGGATTATGTCACAG AGGATGAGGAACTTGTGACAAATTCTCTTGAGACAGTTGTGAATTTGGCTCCGTTGCTTGACCTTGGAATTTTCAGCTCATCAAAGCCATCCTACATAAAGATAAC AGGAAAACGTGCAGTTCAAGCCATCATGGGGATGCTGGGGTCTGTAGTCAAAACCTGGCATTGTGCTGCAGCTGAGTTACTTGGGCGTTTGGTCATAAACCCTGATAATGAACCCTTCCTTCTTCCCTTTGTTCCACAG ATACACAAGAGATTGGTTGATCTTATGAGCTTACCATCGGTAGATGCACAAACAGTGCATGGGGCCCAAGCGGCTGCAGTTGGTGCACTCTACAACCTCGCTGAAGTGAATATGGACTGCAGGCTAAAACTCGCTAGTGAGCGATG GGCCATTGATCGATTGTTAAAAGTCATCAAGCAACCCCATCCAGTTCCTGAAGTTTGCAGGAAAGCTGCGATGATATTAGAAAGCCTTGTGTCTGAGCCACAGAACCGAGCGTTGCTGCTAGCTTATGAGAATGCATTTGCTGAGATAGTATTCTCAGATGCCAGGTATTCTGATACCTTTGCCAGGATTTTGTATGAACTGACGTCTAGACCTAACCACAAAGTGGCAGCAGCCCGTGGTGTTTGGGGCATGTAA
- the LOC137738034 gene encoding uncharacterized protein, with translation MLLAPPGHCLFPLRRIHKPYSLSRTRTTWFCCRASLNLITNSDSFEVGRLIGSYGFMNITSSSGSPLGADAEYSSGDVGRLRVQDVGEGSVKIRLYDGRVSQGPLRGTPVVFKVYPGQRAGGNEADMMAANELNAHFFLQNNSNDICQNLVLLIGGFETKTGEQWLAFRNHGKASAADYAKVMSERVSKTRADGGQVWNNFEQEETIKRRRYFVTKLLQGIMRGLAYMHDRERLHQSLGPASVILNTIVERDAVYLVPRLRDLAFSVDIGYSKLEGDPGLLSEGLWRRAYTAGAFTPIEKRAFGIADDIYEAGLLLAYLAFLPFCEAGIMDGLSLQRLLESTFQLDIGATREYCLADDRLLDAVNFLDLGDGAGWELLQAMLNPDFRKRPTAQAVLNHRFMTVGSL, from the exons ATGCTCCTCGCACCACCCGGCCATTGCCTCTTTCCGCTTCGCCGCATCCACAAACCCTACTCACTAAGCAGAACTCGGACGACTTGGTTCTGCTGCAGGGCAAGTCTGAATCTGATCACGAACTCTGACTCGTTCGAGGTGGGTCGACTTATTGGGAGCTATGGCTTCATGAACATCACTAG CTCTTCGGGGTCTCCTTTGGGCGCGGATGCTGAGTACTCATCGGGGGATGTGGGGCGGTTGAGAGTCCAAGATGTAGGAGAAGGCAGTGTAAAGATCAG GCTGTATGATGGGAGAGTCTCTCAGGGTCCGCTGAGAGGGACTCCGGTTGTTTTTAAG GTTTATCCTGGACAACGGGCTGGTGGGAATGAGGCAGATATGATGGCTGCTAATGAGCTAAATGCTCACTTTTTCCTTCAA AACAATTCAAATGACATCTGTCAGAATCTTGTGTTACTCATAGGTGGGTTTGAAACGAAAACTGGGGAGCAG TGGCTTGCTTTTCGCAATCACGGGAAAGCTAGTGCAGCAGATTATGCCAAAGTGATGAGTGAAAGAGTCTCAAAAACCCGTGCTGACGGAGGACAAGTTTGGAATAATTTTGAACAAGAGGAAACTATCAAACGCAGAAGATATTTTGTTACAAAGCTGCTGCAGGGCATTATGAGAGGTTTAGCTTACATGCATGATCGTGAGAGGTTGCACCAGAGTCTTGGACCAGCTTCTGTTATTCTTAA CACAATTGTAGAGAGAGATGCTGTTTACTTAGTCCCTCGACTTCGGGATCTAGCATTTTCTGTTGACATTGG GTACTCAAAGCTAGAAGGGGATCCTGGATTACTCTCGGAGGGACTTTGGAGACGAGCATATACTGCTGGTGCATTCACTCCTATCGAAAAAAGAGCCTTCGGAATAGCAGATGACAT ATATGAAGCAGGTCTTCTCTTGGCATACTTAGCATTCTTACCATTCTGTGAAGCAGGGATAATGGATGGCCTTTCCTTGCAA AGGCTTTTGGAGAGCACTTTCCAACTTGATATCGGAGCAACAAGAGA ATACTGTTTAGCAGATGACCGGCTATTAGATGCCGTAAATTTTCTGGATCTTGGAGATGGTGCTGGTTGGGAGTTACTCCAG GCAATGCTGAACCCAGACTTCCGAAAACGGCCAACTGCACAGGCTGTTCTGAATCATCGGTTCATGACCGTTGGCAGCCTTTGA